From the genome of Primulina eburnea isolate SZY01 chromosome 12, ASM2296580v1, whole genome shotgun sequence, one region includes:
- the LOC140808417 gene encoding uncharacterized protein, translating into MSTQERMKRNNIMSFFKPIVDNLSSSERTETHESILIEELEPPSKSQRVEFDETSLERDPGLRISMWRHPVNHRDEIRRSYIKMGPYQPKLSEYPRSESGKQHRRFQYAWFKKFPWLEYSPSKDAVFCFPCYLFELSEAQQSTFTIEGFRSWKHVNDGAKCAFLSHMGSSNSTHNKSSKSVIDLMDVTRHIDKVMNRETSEQIQKNRLRLAATIESVRWLSLQACGLRGHDESSDSQNRGNFIEMLKLLGKWNASIGDVILDKAPGNARYTSPEVQKEILHIIGNRVRNIIRDEIGDSKFCILVDEAKDVSNKEQMAIILRFVDAHGFLRERFFQIVHVHETTAATLEKEICDVLTRYNLEIHNMRGQGYDGASNMSGAFNGLQVLFLKDCPYAYYVHCFAHRLQLALVGAAEKEISIWLFFSNLTTIVNLVTSSSKRNAELQSYQSNEIARSVVAGERETGRGANQVGTLHRAGTTRWSSHFDSICSLIDMYVATINVLENIITDGTSTSMRGEAGGSLIVMKSFDFIFILHLMHKIMGITNLLCRALQQKSLDIISAMDLVSTTKELLLTLRNDGFDILLSYVKSFCTRLDVDIPEMSSLSILVVHVGKKISSQLNITFIMIYLMLQ; encoded by the coding sequence ATGTCAACTCAAGAAAGAATGAAGAGAAACAATATTATGTCATTCTTCAAGCCAATAGTTGATAATCTTTCATCATCCGAGAGGACCGAGACTCATGAATCCATTCTTATTGAGGAGCTCGAACCTCCTTCTAAAtctcaaagagttgaatttgatGAAACTTCCCTTGAACGAGATCCTGGATTGCGTATTTCGATGTGGCGACATCCTGTTAATCATCGTGATGAAATTAGACGATCTTATATCAAAATGGGACCATATCAACCTAAATTGTCGGAATATCCACGGTCTGAATCAGGGAAGCAGCATCGTCGATTTCAATATGCATGGTTTAAAAAGTTTCCATGGTTAGAGTACTCTCCTTCGAAGGATGCAGTATTTTGTTTTCCGTGCTATCTTTTTGAATTAAGTGAAGCACAACAATCTACATTTACAATTGAAGGGTTTAGAAGTTGGAAACACGTTAATGATGGAGCCAAATGTGCCTTTTTGTCTCACATGGGAAGTTCTAACTCGACACACAATAAATCTTCAAAATCTGTTATTGATTTGATGGATGTAACTAGGCATATAGATAAAGTAATGAATCGAGAAACTTCTGAACAGATTCAAAAAAATCGATTAAGGCTTGCAGCAACAATTGAGAGCGTCCGTTGGCTTAGTTTGCAAGCATGTGGATTGAGAGGTCATGATGAATCTTCAGATTCCCAAAATCGTGGTAATTTCATTGAGATGTTAAAACTATTGGGGAAATGGAATGCTAGTATTGGTGATGTTATCTTAGACAAAGCTCCGGGAAATGCAAGATATACCTCACCAGAAGTTCAAAAAGAAATTTTGCATATTATTGGTAATAGAGTCAGAAATATAATTCGTGATGAAATTGGAGATTCTAAGTTTTGTATTTTGGTGGATGAAGCAAAAGATGTATCTAACAAAGAACAGATGGCTATAATTTTGAGATTTGTTGATGCCCATGGTTTTTTGCGAGAGCGTTTTTTCCAAATTGTGCATGTTCATGAAACCACAGCTGCAACACTcgagaaagaaatatgtgatgtCCTCACTAGATATAATCTAGAAATTCATAATATGCGAGGTCAAGGATATGATGGTGCTAGTAATATGAGTGGTGCTTTTAATGGATTGCAAGTTTTATTTCTTAAAGATTGCCCTTATGCATATTATGTACATTGTTTTGCACATCGACTCCAACTAGCATTAGTTGGAGCGGCTGAAAAAGAGATCTCTATATggcttttcttttcaaatctgACTACTATTGTCAATCTTGTTACATCTTCTTCCAAGCGCAATGCCGAGTTACAATCTTATCAAAGTAATGAAATTGCACGTTCTGTTGTTGCCGGCGAACGCGAGACTGGGCGAGGAGCTAATCAGGTTGGTACTTTGCATCGAGCAGGTACTACTCGTTGGAGCTCCCATTTTGATTCTATTTGCAGCTTGATAGATATGTATGTTGCAACTATTAATGTGCTCGAAAACATTATCACCGATGGTACCTCTACTTCAATGCGCGGGGAAGCTGGTGGTTCATTAATAGTGATGAAGTCTtttgatttcatttttattttgcattTGATGCACAAAATTATGGGGATCACAAATTTGCTTTGCCGTGCCTTGCAACAAAAATCTCTTGATATCATAAGTGCAATGGATTTGGTCTCTACGACTAAAGAACTTTTGCTGACACTGAGAAATGATGGTTTTGATATTCTTCTTTCGTATGTAAAATCATTTTGCACAAGATTGGATGTCGATATACCGGAGATGAGTTCTCTAAGCATTCTAGTCGTTCATGTCGGAAAAAAGATATCATCACAGTTGAACATCACTttcattatgatatatttaatgTTGCAATAG
- the LOC140806866 gene encoding uncharacterized protein: protein MCQDPTQNNRENIPEDTTSDPDEELFMTMVHNQHRAAEFIQTSYGNAQRRRSINRERVAGHIQLVNDYFSTEPVYTDDMFRRRFRMRKELFLRIVTDLQNHPDGYFKWREDAARRKGLSPLQKCTTAIRQLAYGGPADQLDEYLRMGETTALECLSNFCQYVMQIYGRVYLRKPNATDITRLLEMHEQRHGFPGMLGSLDCMHWAWKNCPVAWRAQYTRGDHGYPTIVLEAVASADLWI from the coding sequence ATGTGTCAAGATCCTACTCAAAATAACAGAGAAAACATTCCAGAAGATACAACATCGGATCCTGATGAAGAATTATTCATGACGATGGTGCATAATCAACATAGAGCGGCTGAATTCATTCAAACTTCTTATGGAAATGCACAAAGAAGACGATCAATTAACAGAGAGCGTGTAGCTGGGCACATTCAACTTGTTAATGATTATTTCTCTACTGAGCCGGTTTATACCGATGACATGTTCCGACGGAGATTCCGAATGAGAAAGGAGCTGTTTTTACGCATAGTCACTGATTTGCAAAATCATCCAGACGGATATTTTAAATGGAGAGAAGATGCTGCGAGAAGAAAAGGCTTATCCCCACTTCAGAAATGCACGACAGCTATCCGTCAACTAGCTTATGGAGGCCCAGCCGACCAATTGGACGAATATCTAAGGATGGGTGAAACAACTGCACTTGAATGCTTGTCCAACTTTTGTCAATATGTTATGCAAATATATGGGCGTGTGTACTTAAGAAAACCCAATGCAACCGACATCACTCGTTTGCTTGAAATGCATGAGCAAAGACATGGTTTTCCAGGCATGTTAGGGAGCCTTGATTGCATGCATTGGGCTTGGAAAAATTGTCCGGTCGCGTGGAGAGCCCAGTACACTCGAGGCGATCATGGCTACCCTACAATTGTGCTTGAGGCAGTTGCATCAGCCGACTTGTGGATATGA